In Cryptomeria japonica chromosome 1, Sugi_1.0, whole genome shotgun sequence, the sequence ATGGATGGGCATGGAACTCATACTCTGTCCACAGCAGCTGGGAATTTTGCGAAGAATGCCAGCTTATATGGATATGCGGAAGGGATTGCAAAGGGAGGAGCTCCTCATGCCAGAGTTGTAGCCTACAAAGTTTGCTGGGCGAAAGGATGCTATGATTCAGATATTCTTGCAGCATTTGATGCAGGCATTAATGAAGGAGTAGATgtcttctctctttctcttggaTCAGATCCACCTCTAAGTGATTACTTTCAAGACAGTGTTGCCATCGGATCATACCATGCCGTTCGGTTAGGAAAGGTAGTGGTTTGTTCTGCAGGAAATGCTGGCCCAGTTGCCGGTTCAGTTACGAATGTGGCCCCGTGGATTATAACTGTTGGAGCAAGTACTATTGACAGAAAAATAGCTGCCCCTGTTTCTCTAGGAAACAAGAAAACTTATATGGTAAGCACTCAAATTTCTAGGCATTTATTTTCAAATTGTATATAATGTCGTTAAATTCAAGGCCATGTTCTTGAAAAGATCGAAGAACAGGGGAATTGATCTTTGAGGGGCATTGAATTGAAATTCATAGTTTAGTACCTTGTATTGACCTTGAGAATTAATGACTGATTGCATTTGATTCCAGGGACAAAGCGGATCCCAGTTCTCCTTACAAGAGAAGAAATGGTATCCCTTAGTATCATCAGTGGATGTCAAAGCCTCAAGTGCAAATGAAACTGCAGGGTATGCTATACAGTGACTTTTATTTCATCTGAAAGTGTAAGTTCTTTAACATAGAAGTGTTTTTCTTAGCACTTAATTATCAAGTGTAACCCTATATTGCAGACGACTTTGCTACTTGGGAGCTCTAGATCCCAACAAGGTAAAAGGCAAGATTGTTGTCTGCCTTCGTGGTATCACTTCCAGAATTGAGAAAGGGTTCGTAGTTCGTATGGCAGGAGGAGTGGGCATGATTCTCTGCAATGCACCCGAGAATGGCAATGATCTTAACGCAGACCCTCATTTTCTCCCTGCAACTTTGCTGAATGCAATTGATGGAGCAGCAGTTTTTAAGTATATCAACAAAACCAAGTAGGTTTTCGGGGCAGTCAGTTTACTTTTTATAAGCACTTCTCTCTGAGGACTACTGCAGTTAAAAAGTTTACTTTATATAAGCACTTCTCTCTAAAGACTGCTGCAGTTAAAAAGGGTGTTCTACGGTGAGCCCGCCTTCCCCCCTCGCCTTCCCCCCTCCCCCCAACCACCACCCCACCAAAAAAAATCCTACGCCTTCTGTAAGGGTTCGTTTCTGAGACTTGGGGATCGGGGAAATGTCTACACACAGAACCATCACTTCTGCCACCTTTGTCAGGGATGTACCTGGTTGCTTACTATATGACACATGTCATTACATACTAATTGTAATCTTAATCTTTAATTTTGTGAAAATTAGTTGACGGACACTCACAGAAATGTAATATTACAGATTTTTGTCTTGAAGATTTCAATTCAGGTCAATTCATGTCTACTGACATATTGTGGTCATGCAGGTCTCCTGTTGCTTACATTTATCCTCCAAAAACGGTATTGAATGTAAAATCAAATCCAGTTATGGCAGACTTCTCCTCTATCGGCCCAAATACTCTTACTCCAGACATACTCAAGGTCATATTTCAAGCTTGAAAACTCTGATTTTCTTTTACAGTAATTCCATCATTGTAAACCTGGGGACATTTGAATTTCTTAATAATACATTTTGAGTGTCTAATGCAGCCTGATATTACAGCTCCGGGGGTGAACATCCTTGCAGCTTGGTCAGGAGCAGCAAGTCCTAGTGAAGATCCTGCAGATAATAGACATGTTCCCTTCAACATAATTTCAGGCACATCTATGTCATGTCCCCATGTTTCTGGCGTTGCAGCTTTGCTAAAAGCAGCATATCCTCATTGGAGCCCTGCAGCCATAAAGTCGGCAATTATGACTACAGGTATACATAACAAAAAGAACACATGCACACTTCAATAACATAATGTCATTACGAATGAGAGAAGTTCATGAAATTCATGGTAGTGCAAATTTGTAAATTAGTTTCTTCTTCATTTCTCATAACCTGAGACTTGTTTGTTATACAACTTTGCATCTAATTTTCCTTATGGTTTGGAATCATAGCTTCCAGAGTGGACAACCGTAAGAAGGCAATTAAGAAATCATCAAACGGAACAGCAGGTCCATTTGACTATGGTGCAGGTCATCTTAATCCAAATAGGGCTGCAAATCCTGGCCTAGTTTATGATGCATCAGAACAGGACTATAACTCATTCTTGTGTAGTTTGGGCTACAATACTACTCAACTAGAGATTGTAACAGGAAGAGCATTCTCTTGTCCACAACACAGAGAAGCTATATACAACTTCAATTATCCTTCCATTTCTGTTTCGGAGCTGAAAGGACCTCTCTTCGTGAGAAGAACTGTGACATATGTATCAAAGGGACCAGCAGTTTTTGAAGGAATTGTACGCTCCTTCCGAGGTTTTGACGTGGCACTGAAGCCCAACAAACTTACATTTTCAAAGATGGGAGAGAAAAAATCATTCTATGTGGTACTAAAACCAAAGGAGGGCCTAGGAGAAAGTTATGCATATGGATTTTGGACATGGAAATCTGGTCATCAAAAGGTGACAAGCCCCATTGTAGTGAAAGGAGCAATTAAGTGAAGTTCTGAAATAACACCAACCATACTGGTGATAGGTTATGGATGTGGTAATTGATTCAATGAACTTCTGAACTAACACCAACCATACTGGTAATAGGTTATGGGTGTGGTAATTGAATAAGTGAAGTTCTGAACTAACCCCAACCATACTGGTAGTAGGCCATACTGGTAGTAGGTTATGAGTATGGTGTTGATTTGGATGAAGTGCTGATCTAACACAACCATACTGATAATAGGTTATGAGTATGGTAATTGACTAAGTGAAGTTCTGAACTAACACCAACCATGTTGTTAACAAGTTATGGGTATGGTAATTGATTTTCCTCATTAATAATAAGGCCACGTTGCAATGAAAAGGCGGTTTCTTCTCCAAATGAAGAACAGTGCACTGAAATCATTCTTCTTATATTTTTGAACTAAATGTACGAGCCAATAAGATTGATCAAACTCTTGCAAAGAGTTCATACATTTGAATGAATCCATCTGTAGAGATCTAATGCTGCACAAAAGATTAATAAGAACGGAAAAATTAAAATCATATAACTTGTCATGTGGTtaatattgatcaccttgcataaaaACAACACAACTGTTAGAAAATCTATAATAAACAATTTCAAAGGAATATACGTGAATAAGGAGTAAATTCAATGTAAGGAATGTCTGGTTGGTTTGTTCGAATGAACTAGTTAACTCCAAAATATCTCTTCTACAGCTTCTATATTGTTTTATATTCCACGCCTTTTAAGATGTTTAGTTTCTTTACTGTTCTCCAAATATATCTTGGAACATGTCAGTCCACCACATTTTAGTAATGAAGCTCATgagttttgaaataaaaaattcctTGGTTTGTTAAACATTTGGATAATTATTGAGGCAGAAGCTAGGTGTTTCTATAAGGCTTGAGCAATTGGAGTAGTTTGGTTGTTTTAGATTTCTGTAAGCCTGAAATTTATCTTAAGAAAGATTGAAGTTACAAATTGAAGTATAATCCAAGCTCCAGGGAGGCTCTCCTTATAGAAAACGACACAATTAGAAAGATTTAATTTTGTATCATGTgttaagtataatttttttttaaatgggagtTCGTATATAAAAATTTGAAGTTTTGGTTGTGGTAATTACATAtttatgtatgtttttttttttatgttttagattTATAATGATTAGGTTGTCTATTATGCATTGATAAACATATAAGATGTATTTTgtgtatttataaatatatatgaggATATAATTTGTGTGGATATTGGCAAGTAACATGATGTATTTTAAACTTGTGTTAAGTATAGTGGGTGGTAATATCAAAAAGTTTAAATTCTAATAATAGTAATCGATACCCATgcttttttcttttattcttttatgtatTGAGTTCACAATAGGTCAATCTTTACACATTGATAAGTATATCAATTGGTATTTTTTTGTAGATGTTGGCAAATAACATTATCCTTACCTGTTCCAACCATCCCTCATCTTTAGGATTTGATTTCATTACACGTTTAGCCATTCACCATGTCCTAGCTCAACTTTGCAAATATAAAATTGGCATAAGTTTGTAAATATAGAATTGACATAGGTCACTTTTGTAGTCACAGATATGAACCTTGtacttttaatttcaaatttcaaatttgggtCGTAGTTTCCCTCCCTTACTAGTTGTTATGAGATAACTAAAAGATAAATTATTTCAAATTGCAAGTTTAGGTTAGATCATCTAGGAGTATCATGAGAGCATTCATGTGAAAGCATCATAGCAAAGCTTTAGAGGTTTACAACTATTCATTTGCTTGTGTCATCATCTTAAGCATACACAACTACAAAGATCTATAAGCATGAAATCACTTAATTATTCAAATGCATCAGTCTACAATGCTTTCAATGTAATCTAAAATGAAAATTCATGCACAAAACCACATTTAAGTTTGTAAaatagatttttttgaaaattgattaattaattgcgaAGTGATGTTAGTGAATGAAtatgtgaattaattaattaataaaaaataactaaataatcaGCGATAATAAATTAGCTAATGAAATGTGTGATATGGtgcaattaattaatcaatgtgGTGGCCTACTAGAGGGAATTATCTAGAATGCATACAAAATTGATGACAAGTGATGAAATTTGGGTTTTATTGTAAGGATGAAAACAAACACAATgcataatttcaaaaaaaacaaaaaaaaaacaatgcatAATTTCACATGGGAAACCTAATTTGGAAGAATAAAAAAAACTAGCTTAATAAGTATAAAATAGTAATCCATCTTACATATTATTAATTAGTCAATACAAGAAGATACATACAATGTTGTTACTATTCATATCCTTTTATTTGTACCTAATAAATTGAACAAAGAGTTCATTTTTTTGTGTTTGTGCCGAGTGTTGTGTGCTTCTCACTTATACAATAGTCATTTCTTgactttcttcttcacttttattGAATGTTAGGCGCTAGTCTCATGTAATGGGGTAGTCCAACCATCCAAAGTACATCTCAAGTGTCATGGCATTTCATTCCCTTTTTTTATGAATTTATGTTGTAAAATCATCACATGTCAACTAAACTACCTATTGTCAATTGCAAAATAGCCCTGGTGTGTCTGTGATCGTCTCTGTTAATTTTTCGATTGCTACTTATTTATAAAACCATATTGGTTGATGCATTTTTATCCATTATAAATTTTGAAATCTCCACATATCAAAACTagtaaaaaaaaatgttataaaaTAATGAGTACTTTCATGTGTCTAATTTATGAACTAGTCACTTTTATGGAAGCTAGatactttttaatccttttcaaatcATACTTGTCTTCACAAATAGGATTTTGATCCCTCAaaatattaatgaaaatttgatagaTAAACAACATTCACATCCTCTCTTTAGAGTACCTACCAACTCAATCAATAGCTTTTCCTTTAAGTCCTACTTGCCAAGACTCACAAACCCTCTCTGGTCTCTGATTATTTTCTCTAAAGTACTACATCTTTAGGAAGTACTTCTCTCTAATATAAACCAAGTCTTCCACTAGATTTAGAACCAATTTATCTTTACCTTCATTCAACATGGGTGGCTTATATAATTAGAGATATTCATGTAGTTGGCCATTAAGTGGTATTTCATACATAAGGAGGGATATCTAACTTCATGTGTTCTCCCCCAACTAGCTCTAAGATGGTAAATAGCTTGTAGGTCTTTTCTTCTCTTGTCCTTTCATCTATCTTTTACCCATGAAACAATCATACATGTCTTCGACCTTCACACCATGTTACAAATGAGGTTGATTATGTCTTTCTTTGTACAATGTGCCGAAACTTATCTAACATATTCACCTTCATATGGATATCATATATCCTCTTAATAAATTTTGTTGTTTGTGTCACCTCTAAGTCTAATCCTTCTTTCTCATCAAGTACTACCATGGTACTACCTAAGTATAATATCAAGATGATTAGTTGGAAATACAAAGTACGCCTCAAATGGTGATTGCTCTAGAGAGGTATGaattgttggagttgagaaaacacaacaccataggagcctaaagatcttctgcaagctaaaacaatctgttacaaggagaagcaatgaagcaaaaataatctgaagaacaaagacacaggaaaaatatgctcaaaagaggagagtacaatattcaccaaaatgtgtaatgtcataatcctccttcttcttacaatgaaaagaaagaactcaacctttaatatgtcaagaaaccctaaaagggaaaacctaggtttgcacataataattaataaaagaattaattattatgcacctaaagttagcttaagtgtaaaagagataaagggaacttaaataattaaacaaatattgtttaattaatcaagtaaatacccgaatactctaacatgaaTTGCTTCATTATATGAGTACTACTTGTAGAGTAAAGACTCATCCCAATTCTTCAAAACCCCTATATTATAATCGTGAATGAGTTGTACCAACATCATATTCACCACATATATTTATCCATAGGATTGTGGATGAAAGGTCATACTCTTTTGAAGTTTAGTATCCATCTTCTACCACAAGTTGGTCATATTTTACTCACAAAACAAGCATCCCCATCCAAAAAAATAGATCATAGTAGCCCATAGTAtacttgtagcattgtaaattataattggtacaattcacacctcatgtttgtgctcctaccaTAGTGTGTCCTATCTCCATTCCCCCTAGTCCCGTTGTGGCCCCATTTTGCTCTTACTCTAATGTCACTTGGTGACACTGAACTAAGTGGGCCCCATCCTAGAGTTGTCCTCCCCCATTTATTGACTTTTTAGTCCTATTTTTATAGCACCAAGGCTCCCCACCACCTTGCTCCCCCTTAAACAAGACCCAATTTAAATTTGGGTGGGCTTTCTCCTTCCTCGATGGATTTTGGCTCTCGTGGCTCaacttgaccattggaggtcgacctGATTgataaattacctagggaaccctatttaaggacatcctatcaattcatttgatTAACACAGAcatatcccatcatttgtgcatctGTCACTCATTCGTCATCAAGTATTCAAGGCataatttcatcccaccatatccttcaagcatcatggagcaaagtcacatcaatcttcatgcaagcatgtgtgtttgattaggtcattcatgttcatgtgtttgtcatgttattacattcaacatttgtgattatatcTAAAGAGCATTACATCATCAATCTTCTTATCAACCATTGCATAATTGAGGTATATCTCTtagcatttactttagtatttacattattccattcaaggttaattcctaaattagggtttgacctaagtAAAACCCCTATCCACGACCCCATTTTATCTCTTTCAGTGTGTAGGAAGTTGACTCAGGAGTTGTGATTGAAGATTCTGACAGAGGTGACGATGATGAACAGGTTCAAATTTTGACAAAGCAAAAAATGAAGGACCAAGGCGTCCTGCCATCCCGATCCTAATAATTTTGCCCAACCTTTTGACAGTGAATCCAATGTGTCTCCCTGATCTAGAAAAGACCTCACTTGCCTGTCTAAGAGTTACAAGACCAAGACAACTTATCATTTCGATCCTGACAATTATACCCAAACTTTCAGAAACGGGTTCTAATCTTATTCTTTTGCTTGAATCCCTATCTGATATCTGTAGCAATATGTTACTGTCATTTCACTTCAATTGTCTATTATTTCACCCTAACTTAATCTACATCCAATTTCAACTCAAGAGAAACAAAACAAGTGAATCTAATTAGTAGTTCTACCTTTTTCCTAATtcaattgtggctagatctattggattcacccccctttttaatgtaatggtcccttaggtaagattagtggtttaattatcttaatttataaaaccctaattttacaacCATTACAATACCAATACATTATTAAAGAAAAACTTTTTTATccctgttttatttattttttcttgtaaAGAGATACACATCTTATTAAACCTAGATTTTTAACATCTACAAAAAATAAATAGTTGTACCCACTATTAGCAAGAAATCTGAGGGATGTGAATCAAAGTTTTGTAACCTATGGATTTCTAGTGTTTTAGTCGTCTACCCTGGACTCAGTCATATTGAGGTAACAAGGAAAGGTATTTGAATCTTAGATTAGTtgtaaatcaaaataataataccaCACACAATATAATAGATCAAGATTCAGAAATGTTTTGTATTTATTATATCAATAGGTATTCATTACATTCCTTATATCTCTTTATCTTATTTACTATTACTATTTTATCTATTTTGTACTAACTCTTCTCTATCACATACTACTGGTGAACAGATCTCactatttatttatatttacaatAGGGGACATGGCCCTCAGATAACATCCCTAAACTATATTATACACTCTAAAGCTTGCATTCCATAGTCTTCTTTTCAATAAGATATTGCAATTTCTCTAAATT encodes:
- the LOC131046096 gene encoding subtilisin-like protease SBT5.3 isoform X2, which translates into the protein MGLERRNQDNPIIPKDSLWTKAKFGKDVIVANLDTGVWPESESFHDEGLGPIPSRWKGFCESGTNFSAANCNRKLIGARYFHIGHELENGQLFENGDLPTPRDMDGHGTHTLSTAAGNFAKNASLYGYAEGIAKGGAPHARVVAYKVCWAKGCYDSDILAAFDAGINEGVDVFSLSLGSDPPLSDYFQDSVAIGSYHAVRLGKVVVCSAGNAGPVAGSVTNVAPWIITVGASTIDRKIAAPVSLGNKKTYMGQSGSQFSLQEKKWYPLVSSVDVKASSANETAGRLCYLGALDPNKVKGKIVVCLRGITSRIEKGFVVRMAGGVGMILCNAPENGNDLNADPHFLPATLLNAIDGAAVFKYINKTKSPVAYIYPPKTVLNVKSNPVMADFSSIGPNTLTPDILKPDITAPGVNILAAWSGAASPSEDPADNRHVPFNIISGTSMSCPHVSGVAALLKAAYPHWSPAAIKSAIMTTASRVDNRKKAIKKSSNGTAGPFDYGAGHLNPNRAANPGLVYDASEQDYNSFLCSLGYNTTQLEIVTGRAFSCPQHREAIYNFNYPSISVSELKGPLFVRRTVTYVSKGPAVFEGIVRSFRGFDVALKPNKLTFSKMGEKKSFYVVLKPKEGLGESYAYGFWTWKSGHQKVTSPIVVKGAIK
- the LOC131046096 gene encoding subtilisin-like protease SBT5.3 isoform X1 codes for the protein MGQKVAILVALVILAFASREALAKTQSYVVYLGGHYDEVLNQELIEDSHYTLLGSVLGSKVAARQSIFYSYTKCVNGFAAILDEENVQAVSNLPGVLSVFPNRRRELHTTESWRFMGLERRNQDNPIIPKDSLWTKAKFGKDVIVANLDTGVWPESESFHDEGLGPIPSRWKGFCESGTNFSAANCNRKLIGARYFHIGHELENGQLFENGDLPTPRDMDGHGTHTLSTAAGNFAKNASLYGYAEGIAKGGAPHARVVAYKVCWAKGCYDSDILAAFDAGINEGVDVFSLSLGSDPPLSDYFQDSVAIGSYHAVRLGKVVVCSAGNAGPVAGSVTNVAPWIITVGASTIDRKIAAPVSLGNKKTYMGQSGSQFSLQEKKWYPLVSSVDVKASSANETAGRLCYLGALDPNKVKGKIVVCLRGITSRIEKGFVVRMAGGVGMILCNAPENGNDLNADPHFLPATLLNAIDGAAVFKYINKTKSPVAYIYPPKTVLNVKSNPVMADFSSIGPNTLTPDILKPDITAPGVNILAAWSGAASPSEDPADNRHVPFNIISGTSMSCPHVSGVAALLKAAYPHWSPAAIKSAIMTTASRVDNRKKAIKKSSNGTAGPFDYGAGHLNPNRAANPGLVYDASEQDYNSFLCSLGYNTTQLEIVTGRAFSCPQHREAIYNFNYPSISVSELKGPLFVRRTVTYVSKGPAVFEGIVRSFRGFDVALKPNKLTFSKMGEKKSFYVVLKPKEGLGESYAYGFWTWKSGHQKVTSPIVVKGAIK